In a single window of the Pseudochaenichthys georgianus chromosome 16, fPseGeo1.2, whole genome shotgun sequence genome:
- the LOC117460418 gene encoding uncharacterized protein C1orf232: MNPVWKVYKSKVLKTFNPEYEEDAAEEVIEVENDLGPVQEDEGPNAVSQLAKKMQGAGAKSWNRFSTLFNKEDEHQLLEETESPPVPDHPLAIRPEEPPRPTKRSAFWDSFASNWAAKKQAEAAAAAAANERAAAQGEEEVTEAGGEISQDGQTPQGEESEEGGDGVEGGRSSNSFSKYVSLGGGSEDASFKWNFVTSKLAEMKTKSN; this comes from the exons ATGAATCCAGTGTGGAAAGTTTACAAGAGCAAAGTGCTGAAGACTTTCAACCCTGAGTATGAGGAGGACGCGGCTGAAGAG GTCATAGAGGTGGAGAATGACTTAGGACCTGTCCAGGAGGATGAGGGACCCAACGCTGTTTCCCAGCTTGCAAAGAAA ATGCAGGGGGCCGGGGCTAAAAGCTGGAACAGGTTTTCAACTCTCTTCAACAAAGAGGATGAACACCAGCTTCTGGAGGAGACGGAGAGCCCGCCAGTCCCCGACCA TCCACTTGCAATCAGGCCGGAGGAGCCTCCTCGCCCCACAAAGCGCTCGGCATTCTGGGATAGCTTTGCCTCCAACTGGGCTGCCAAGAAGCAGGCGGAGGCTGCTGCCGCGGCCGCTGCCAATGAGAGAGCAGCAGCTCAGGGTGAGGAGGAGGTGACCGAGGCCGGAGGAGAGATCAGCCAGGATGGGCAGACCCCTCAGGGAGAGGAGAGCGAAGAGGGAGGAGATGGGGTAGAAGGAGGGAGGAGCAGCAACAGCTTCTCCAAATACGTGTCGCTCGGAGGAGGGAGCGAGGACGCATCCTTCAAGTGGAACTTTGTCACCAGCAAACTGGCAGAGATGAAGACCAAGAGCAACTAG